One window from the genome of Palaemon carinicauda isolate YSFRI2023 chromosome 24, ASM3689809v2, whole genome shotgun sequence encodes:
- the LOC137618425 gene encoding zinc finger MYM-type protein 1-like — protein MGLYQGWGTCGHKAACGLLDHQQHCALHKENKYAKLEGDPRKIALQELKNGKQKQKQFFQSMLQGNATTEASYKVAYLVEKKRMDIRNYFSRTGPSTSQTKSTNAANPSSTQTEKRQETEISTPPLDIGLQEKQKVTLSSAQVLSKELVSLAAGDTDVPSYSCTANNIPGPVLNHFHESIGGVLCHTCLRAEDDKKLKVWLSNKVSYTSVPIQNEILKTMANAVVREICNDVNQMSTQFGLITDGTQDIQGNEQEAVCVRYVDDKLNVHEELLGLYQVSATTGVFLSKMLQDTVISLQLPIQHLRAQTYDGASNMSGKYKGCQAEIKKVQPLALCVHCGAHVTHLIISKAIPNSLFIKNALDNLQELGTLYRSSGKFKHMYLNIHTDDLNTPSPTSLKPICPTRWLTRYAAVKAVLDNYPDVLAALQEAAKELGSTTASRAAGLYKCLFSGECLLGLYGSLPLIQCLENFNKSLQGSKVTVSGMLEAAEVTIKSLQSLRCEHKFKRLFEEAEQKLHLCDLDAIPLPRKKKIPKRLDQGLGFASNYCHDSAEEFYRVEFFSVIDAAVLNIKEYFTSTDLTEYQDLSSVLLTGTHKPEIITKYPELNESLNQQLDFFHNQFKGSTVEDYRKIFADMVPEVRRMFPQVEALLRLLLVSPASSCTAERSFGALRRLKTWLRSSMSQQRLNHLMICHVHRDRLATLSPQAIAEEFIRAEDKQRTIFGRF, from the exons ATGGGCCTataccagggatggggaacctgcggccatAAGGCCGCATGCGGCCTTCTGGACCACCAG CAACACTGTGCtcttcataaagaaaataaatatgccaAATTAGAGGGTGACCCTCGAAAAATAGCACTGCAAGAACTGAAAAATGGAAAACAGAAGCAAAAACAGTTTTTCCAGTCTATGTTACAAGGGAATGCTACGACAGAAGCAAGCTATAAAGTTGCATATTTGGTTGAAAAAAAG AGAATGGATATCAGAAATTACTTCTCAAGGACGGGGCCCTCAACATCACAAACAAAATCCACAAATGCAGCAAATCCTTCATCCACACAAACAGAAAAACGTCAAGAAACTGAAATTTCCACACCTCCCTTAGATATAGGCCTACAAGAAAAACAGAAAGTTACTTTATCATCAGCCCAAGTTTTATCAAAGGAATTGGTATCTTTGGCAGCAGGAGATACTGATGTTCCCTCATATTCTTGTACAGCAAATAATATACCGGGTCCAGTATTAAACCATTTTCATGAGAGTATTGGTGGAGTTCTATGTCATACATGT TTGAGGGCTGAAGATGACAAAAAGCTTAAAGTATGGTTGTCCAACAAAGTTTCATATACTTCTGTTCCAAtccaaaatgaaatattgaagacaATGGCCAATGCTGTAGTTAGAGAAATCTGCAATGATGTTAATCAAATGTCAACACAGTTTGGCCTTATTACTGATGGAACCCAAGATATCCAAGGCAATGAACAGGAGGCTGTGTGTGTGCGATATGTCGATGACAAACTCAATGTTCATGAAGAGCTGCTAGGATTGTACCAAGTGTCAGCAACTACAGGAGTGTTTCTTAGTAAAATGCTGCAAGACACGGTTATATCTCTTCAACTACCAATTCAACACCTCCGGGCTCAAACATATGATGGTGCCAGTAACATGTCAGGAAAATATAAAGGCTGTCAGGCAGAGATAAAGAAGGTGCAACCACTAGCTCTGTGTGTGCATTGTGGAGCTCATGTTACCCACCTAATTATCAGCAAGGCCATACCAAATTCTCTCTTCATAAAAAATGCTTTAGACAACCTTCAAGAGCTAGGCACCCTCTACAGAAGTTCAGGAAAGTTCAAACATATGTACCTTAATATTCACACAGATGATCTCAACACTCCTTCACCAACAAGTTTGAAGCCAATATGTCCTACACGGTGGCTTACACGATATGCTGCAGTGAAAGCAGTATTAGATAATTACCCTGATGTACTGGCTGCCCTCCAGGAGGCAGCAAAGGAGTTAGGGTCAACAACTGCATCCCGAGCAGCAGGTTTGTACAAATGTTTGTTCTCAGGGGAATGTCTACTTGGATTATATGGATCACTTCCTCTTATTCAATGTctagaaaacttcaacaaaagccTACAAGGATCAAAAGTGACAGTATCTGGAATGCTAGAAGCTGCAGAGGTTACCATAAAGAGCCTACAGTCACTCCGATGCGAGCACAAATTCAAGAgattatttgaagaagcagaacaGAAGCTCCATCTGTGTGACCTAGACGcaattcctcttccaagaaagaaaaaaataccaaagaggCTAGACCAAGGACTAGGATTTGCCTCTAACTACTGTCATGACTCAGCTGAAGAGTTTTATCGAGTTGAGTTCTTCAGTGTTATTGATGCTGCCGTACTGAACATTAAAGAATACTTCACTTCCACTGATCTCACCGAGTATCAAGATTTATCGTCAGTACTGTTGACTGGGACACATAAGCCAGAAATTATCACTAAGTATCCAGAACTCAATGAATCTCTGAATCAGCAACTCGATTTCTTCCACAACCAGTTTAAGGGGTCAACAGTTGAAGATTATAGAAAGATCTTCGCAGATATGGTACCAGAAGTTCGCCGAATGTTTCCTCAGGTAGAAGCATTGTTACGCCTTTTACTTGTCTCCCCAGCAAGTTCCTGCACAGCTGAGAGGTCATTCGGTGCTCTCAGACGATTGAAGACATGGTTACGTAGCAGTATGAGTCAGCAACGCCTTAACCACCTCATGATTTGCCATGTGCATCGTGACCGTCTAGCTACCTTAAGTCCACAGGCGATTGCTGAGGAGTTCATCCGAGCAGAAGACAAACAAAGGACCATTTTTGGCAGATTCTGA